The window TTTACAACTGATATTTTGTCATATAATTTTATGAATTTCTCTTTTTCTTTCACATCGAAAGGATAGAAAATACTTTTATATTCTGTTTCTATTTCCATAAGTAATTCACGTAATTCTTCAATATTTCCATCATCAAGCAAAGTTGAAACTTCGACTCCTACTCTCTCGGCAATATATCTTAAGCTCTCCATGGATGGCTGAGCTTTTCCATTTTCAATTAAGCTAAGCATCCCTTTAGTTAAACGGTCCCCAGCAAGTTCGGCCAATGTCATTTTCTTTTGTTTTCTTAATTGTTTGATTCGTTCACCAAGCGAATTCATTTAACCATCCCACCTTTATTTGCCACAAATAACAGAATAATTAGCAAATTTTTAGTTCAATTAAACAAATAGTAACCTAAATTTCTACTTTTTTCAAATAAGTTAAATTAAATTAAACTTTTAGGTTGATTTTTTCCAAAGAGTGGAATATTATGAGTTTAATTAAATTAAACTTTAAACAAAGGGGATGGTAATATGTCAGAAGTGATGAAGCAGAGACGGGCTACCTATCATTTATATACATTTTTAGTTAGTAAAATGATTTCTTCATTAGGTGCCAACGTATACTCATTTGGAATGAGTATGTTTATCTTATCAATAACAGGCTCTGCCTTAAGTTTTGCAGCAAATTTAATATTTTCGATTATTCCTCGTATACTTCTTTCGCCAGTTGCGGGGATATTAACTGATCGTCTTCCTAGAAAGGCAGTAGTTTTAGTTGGTCAGGGTGGGGTTATCTTATCAGTAACTTGCTTACTCACATATAGTCTTTTGTTCGACTTGTCCATTACCGCTATCTATGTAACAACAGTATTCTATACAATTAGTAGCACTTTTTCATCTATTGCCTTTTCTGCATCAATTTCTAACTTGGTTGATCAAGAAAGAATACAAAAAGCGATGTCTTTTAACCAGATGTCACTGTCTGTTTCCGGGATAGGTGGTCCTATTGTTGGGGGGATGCTGTTTGGATTTGTTTCCATGGAAATGTTCTTACTGATAAACATCATCTCTTATCTAATTGCCTTTTTACTAGAATCGACGATGAATTTCAATTTATATTCGAAAAAACTGGCTGAAACAAAAAGTGAAGATAACATGCTTGAAAGCTTTAAGGAAGGACTTCAATACTTAAAGACAAAACCAATTATATCTCGCCTTTTACTAGTCGTTCTATGGCTAAATTTATTCTTCACTTCTGTTAGTGTTGGAACGAATTTTATTCTAGTGGAAGTATTGAAAATGGAATATTCTTTAATTGGCTTTGTTGAAGCTTCTGGTGCAATTGGTATGTTGCTGGTTTCAATTTACTTTGCCGCTAGATCAAACATAAAATACCCCTTACAGTTTTCAAAACGTGCTGTATTAGGATTGTCGGTATTAGTAGGGACAATTGCCATACCGCTTATGTTCCATTTCTCTGCCTCGATGTTATTTATGTATTTTTTATTGATCATGTTCTTATTTGGTAGTTTTTCTGTATTAACAAATACACCAATTGGAGTTATGTTGCAGAAAGATGTAGATGAAAACTATCGCGGAAGAGTGTTTGGCATTCTTGAAATGATGGCAATGGGCTTAATGCCAATTGGTTCATTAGTCTTTGGGATACTCTACGATATAGTGTCAGCAGAAATTATTTTAATTGTCTGCAGTGTACTATTAGTGATGATTACTTTAGTTTTACTTCCCTCTTCATTAATAAGGGACGTCTATCCTGAACTAGAATCTGAAAGGAACTATGTTAAATCAGCCACATTGAAAAACACGGAGATGCAAGCGAAGAAACAAATAGCAAACGAGTACCGTGATCATGTTACAAAACAAAAGCAACTATCAAATCCTACAACTTCTCGGTTATAAATAAAAGTCACTTCAATTCTGAAGATAGAATTGAAGTGACTTTCTAATAATTAGTATGCAACTCGCTTTTCTTCATATGCTCTAATTTGATCTTCATATTGGAAAGTAAGCGAAATCTCATCCCATCCATTTAAAAGCATCTGCTTGTAATATGGATCGATGTTAAAGCTATATATTTTTCCTTCTGAATCTGTAACTGTTTGCGCTTCTAGATTAACTTCTACATGATAAGGATTTTCCAAGCCTTTTGCTAAGATTTCATCACATTCTGATTCTGTTAACTTAATAGGTAGGATTCCATTTTTGAAACAGTTGTTATGGAAAATATCCGCAAAGCTTGGTGCAATTACTACTCGGAATCCATAGTCTAAAATTGCCCAAGGAGCATGTTCACGGGAAGAACCGCAGCCAAAGTTGTCTTGTGCAACTAGAATTTCGGAGCTATGATATTCAGGTCTATTTAAAACGAAGTCCGAAATTTCATTTCCCTGTTCATCAAAACGCCAATGATAGAATAAAAAACGGCCAAAGCCAGTTCTTTCGATACGTTTTAAAAATTCCTTTGAAATAATTTGATCTGTATCAACATTTTTACGATCTAATGGTGTAATAATACTACTTACAATATTAATAGGTTCCATTTTCTCCACTCCTAGCCTCTTATACTACTTGCTTAACATAATTTCGCACGTCAACAAAGTGACCTTCAATTGCCGCTGCTGCTGCCATAGCAGGACTAACTAAATGTGTACGAGCACCTGCTCCTTGACGACCTTCGAAATTACGATTTGATGTAGAAGCACATCTTTCACCAGACGGAACGATGTCCTCATTCATACCTAGACAAGCAGAACATCCAGATTCGCGCCATTCAAAGCCAGCATCTAAGAAAATTTTGTCTAAGCCCTCTTTTTCAGCATCGGCTTTCGTAGAGTATGAACCTGGAACTACTATAGCTTTTACACCGGGTGCAACCTTTTTGCCTTCTACAATACTTGCTGCCGTACGTAAATCCGATAGACGAGAATTTGTACAAGAACCTATAAATACATGCTGTATTTCAATTGAAGAAATTGGTTGACCTTCTTCTAATCCCATATAAGTAAGTGCTTTTTTAAGAGCGGATTTATCTGATTCTGAATTATAATCAGCAGTTGTTGGAACCGTTTTTGATACCCCTGTTCCCATTGAGGGATTTGTACCCCAAGTAACAATTGGTTCAATTTCTTCTGCATCGATTTCTAGTACAACATCATATGAACAGTCGGGATCAGAAGCTAAACTTAACCAGTAATTAGCCGCTTCTTCAAATCGTTCATTACTTGGAGCGAATCGGCGTCCACGAAGGAAATCGACAGTCTTTTGGTCTGGAGAAATAAGTCCGGCCTTTGCCCCACCTTCAATCGACATATTACAAATTGTCATACGTTCTTCCATACTAAGGTTACGAATTGCTTCACCTGTGTATTCAACAATATGACCTGTACCAAATCCAATTCCCCACTTCGCAATAATTGCCAGAATAATATCCTTAGCGGCAACACCGACACCAAGCTTTCCATTCACACGAATTTCCATCGTTGGTGGCTTTGATTGCCATAAAGTTTGAGTGGAAAGAACATGTTCAACCTCGGAAGTCCCAATACCGAAAGCTAAAGCGCCAAATGCACCATGCGTCGAGGTATGTGAGTCACCACAAACAATCGTTTTGCCTGGCTGTGTTAACCCAAGCTCTGGACCAATAACGTGAACAATTCCTTGATCCGGATGGCCAATATCAGCTAGTTGAATTCCAAATTCTTTTGCATTTTCTGCTAATGTCATAATTTGTTTTTTGGCAATTGGATCATTGATGGTTGGTAAGTTTTTTGTTGGTACATTATGATCCATCGTTGCAAAACAAAGATCTGGACGGCGTACTTTTCTGCCTGCTAAACGTAACCCTTCAAATGCTTGCGGAGATGTTACTTCGTGAATCAAATGAAGATCGATATAAAGTAAATCCGGTTTCCCAACTTCTTGATATACAATATGTGAATCCCAAATTTTTTCTATAATATTTTTTGCCATTTTCTTCACCAATCCTTAAATATATGATTCCATAATACTATCTGCAACGAAACTAGTATCAATCTCAGCGATTACTTTATCCGTCCATTCATCAGTTGTTAGTGCACGGCTATTATCTTTCACTAAGTCTGCTGTGTAGTAACCATCATCAAATACACTGCTTACTGCACGTTCGATTTCTGTTGCTTCCTCTTGAAGGTCAAAGGAATATCTTAGCATCATTGCAACCGATAGTATCGTTGCTGCCGGATTTGCAATTCCCTGACCTGCAATTTCTGGTGCAGAACCATGAACAGGCTCATACAGACCGAAATTATCACTACGTATTGAGGCGGATGGTAGCACGCCAAGTGAACCTGTAATGACAGATGCTTCATCACTTAAAATATCTCCGAACATATTATCTGTTACAACCACATCATAGTGACCAGGGTTAGTGATTAATTTCATCGCAACGGAGTCAACTAAATTATGTTCAACCTCAACTTCTGGATATTGTTGTTTTTTCTCTTCGACAATTTGGCGCCATAGTCTTGAGGTTTCAAGAACATTTGCTTTATCAACCGAACATAGTTTACCTTTTCGCAGTTTTGCTAGTACAAAGGCGTTATCAATAATGCGCTCAATCTCTTCGCGTGTGTATATATTTAAATCGCTAGCTTGGGATTCTGAACGATTTTTTTCACCGAAATAGATTCCGCCTGTTAGTTCGCGAACAATCATCAAATCAACATTTTCCGCTACTTCGCGTTTCAATGGAGAGGCATCCAGTAAGCTTCCGAATGCTTTTACCGGTCTTAGATTTGCAAATAAATCAAAGGTTTTACGAATTCGAAGCAATCCTTTCTCGGGACGTAAATCTGCAGGATTGTTATCCCATTTCGGCCCTCCTACTGCTCCCAGAAGAATTGCATCACTTTCCATACACATCTCAATTGTTTCTATTGGAAGTGGGTCTTGGAATTGATCAATTGCAGCCCCACCAATTGCTGCATATCCTAGTTGGAAATCATGTTTGTATCGTTTTGCAATCACTTGTAAAACTCGTATTGCAGCCGCAACAACTTCTGGTCCAATTCCATCACCAGGAAGTACCGTAATTTTCTTTTCCATCTGCAAAACACCTTTCTATACTGTTTTTACGCTAAAGCGCTAGTTTAAAGAAATGCCACCAAAGCAAGTCTTTGATGGCGTTTTCCTTGTCGATTTGAGTTTAACAAATTGCATAACCAATCATATGAAACCACTTGTAGCCTTATCCAAAAATCTGCTAAATGAATGAATGAACGATCAAACCTCTGCTGTTTGCTTACCACGTATACTTTCTTGTATTAAATGGCGATTAATTGCATTTAAATATGCTTTAGCTGTTGCTTCAAGTACATCTTGAGAAGCATCGCGCCCTGTTGACGTATAACCGTTATATCTTAAATTTACAAGTGCCTCACCTAATGCATCTCTACCTTTTCCTACTGATTTAACGCGGAAGTCAAGGATATTTACTGTTGCATTCACTAATTGTTCAAGAGTATTGAATATCGCTTCTACAGAGCCAGATCCAGTAGCAGCTAAAGTTTTTAAAGCTCCTTCCGGTGTTAATACAGATGCTGTAGCAGTTGGAATGTTTTCTGTTCCATAAGAAACTTGAACTGATTTCAATTCGAATAATGGAATGTCTTCAATTGATACCTGCTGCTCAGTCAGAAGGGTAACTAAATCTTCTTCGGTAATTTCCTTTTTACGGTCGGCAAGTTTTTTGAATTCCTGGAATGCTTTATTTAATTTTTCATCTGATAAGTCAAAGCCCATTTTTTCTGCGCGATCACGGAATGCTGCACGCCCAGAGTGTTTACCTAAAACTAGAGGAACCTCGCCCTCACCAACTAATTCAGGTGAAATAATCTCATAGGTTTCTTTATTTTTTAATACACCATCTTGGTGAATACCTGATTCATGCGCAAATGCATTTTTCCCAACAACGGCTTTATTAGGTTGAATGACAACGCCTGTTAAACGGCTAACTAATTGAGACGTTCGTTTAATTTCCTTTAGGTTCAAGCCTGTTTCAACTTGGTAAAGATCGTTACGGATATGCATGGCGACTCCAATTTCTTCTAATGAAGCATTACCAGCACGTTCACCGATACCATTGATGGTACATTCCACTTGGTCAGCACCATTTTGAATTGCTGCAATTGAGTTCGCTACTGCCATACCAAGATCATCATGGCAATGAGCAGAAAATTTCACTTTTTCAGCACCGCGAACATTCTCACGCAAGAATTTGAAAAGTTCACCGTATTCTTGGGGGGAAGCATATCCAACAGTATCAGGAACATTTACAGTCGTAGCACCAGCTTCTATTACCTTTTCAATTATTCGAACTAAGAATTCACGATCTGAACGGAACCCATCTTCAGCAGACCATTGAACAAGCGGAAAGAATTTTTTCGCATATTTCACGGCTTCTACCGCTTGTTCGACAACTTGATCTGGTGATTTTTTTAATTTATATTCCATATGAATCGGACTTGTTGCCAAAAATACATGAATATGTGGTTGTTCAGCTTCTTTAATAGCTTCCCAGGTAGCATCAATGTCGTTTTTCACACAGCGAGCAAGACCCGTAACAATGGAATTTTTAACAGTTTTTGCTATTTTGTTAACCGCTTCGAAATCACCAGGGCTTGAAGCAGGAAAACCTGCTTCAATAATGCTTACGCCTAGACGTTCCAGTTGCTTAGCGATTTCGATTTTTTCTGCAGTATTTAAGTTAATACCAGCTGACTGTTCTCCATCACGTAGAGTCGTATCAAAAATATCAATCTTGCGCACTACTTAATCACCACTTTTTTCTTGCCTTCATTAATGAATGGCATCATTTCACGTAATTTTGATCCTACTTCTTCAATTTGGTGTTCTGCACCTGCTTTTTTGTATGCATTATAACGTGGGCGACCAGTTTCATTTTCTTTAATCCAATCTTTAGCAAAAGTACCGTCTTGGATATCTGTTAATACTTCTTTCATTCGCGCTTTTACTGATGCATCAATAATACGAGGACCTGTTACATAATCTCCCCATTCTGCAGTATCCGAAACAGAGTAACGCATTGTCTCCATACCACCTTCATAGATAAGGTCAACGATTAATTTTAATTCATGTAAAGTTTCGAAATAGGCTAACTCAGGTTGATATCCAGCTTCTACTAACGTTTCGAAACCAGCTTTGATTAATTCTGTTGTGCCACCGCAAAGTACTGCTTGCTCACCGAAAAGGTCAGTTTCTGTTTCTTCTTTAAATGTAGTCTCCAACATTCCTGCACGGGCAGCACCAACACCCTTACCATAAGCTAAAGCAAGATCGCGTGCTTGACCTGTAGCATTTTGATAGATTGCGAATAGTGCTGGAACACCTGCACCTTGAACGAAAGTACGTCGAACTAAATGACCAGGACCTTTTGGTGCAACCAGAAATACATCCACATCAGCTGGAGGTACGATTTGACCAAAGTTAATGTTAAAGCCATGAGCGAACATTAATGCTTTACCTGGTTCTAGGTACGGTGCAATTTCAGCTTCATAAACTTGTTTTTGTCTTTCATCAGGAAGTAGGATTTGGATGATATCAGCCTCGCTTGCAGCTTCTGCAACTGTTTTCACATCTAATCCATCTTCTTTTGCTTGGTCAAATGACTTACCTGGACGAACTCCAACTACTACATTAAAACCAGAATCCTTTAGATTTTGCGCGTGTGCATGGCCTTGTGATCCGTAACCGATAATTGCGATTTTCTTTCCTTTTAATGGAGCCTCATTAATTTCGTTTTGATAGTACATTTTTGTCATTTTCATTTCCTCCTAATATTGGGTTCTATTTTTTAAATACCAGATAACACGCTTATAAACGTATCATCGATTTATATACTAACTATCTAGTAAGTACACTTACTAAAGAATAGAAAGTTGCGGTGTTTCAATTGGTTGAGTCTCGCGAACAGATGCAGTAACACCTGCTCGCGTTAATTCTTTAATGCCATATGGTCGAATTAATTCAATAAATGCATCGATTTTGTCAGGATGACCGACTACCTGATATGTGACAACATTTTTGGACGTGTCGATAATTTGTGGCCTAAATGGTTCAACAATAGAATTCATTTCATGCCTTAGATTAGCTGGCGAGACGACTTTAATAAGGGCTAATTCTCTTAAAACAATTGATTTTTCAGTAATATCGTTCACTTTTAAAACATCAATTTGCTTTGATAATTGTTTGATCAATTGTTCGAGCTTTGTTTCATCTGCCACGTTTACAACAAAGGTCATTTTAGAAATGTTCACTTGTTCTGTGTGGCCAACCGTAATGGATTCGATGTTAAATTGACGTTTCATCAGTAAACCCGTAACGCGATTTAGTACGCCACTTTGGTTTAATACAGTAACTGTTATAACTCGTTTCAAAATTTCTTCACCCCTACAATATCATCCAAAGATTTTCCAGCTGGAACCATTGGATAAACGTTTTCTAACTGCTTAACTCTTGCATCAATTACTACAGGTTCATCGGAATTTAATGCTTCTTCTAATAATGACTGTGCCTCATCCATTGTATTAATGCGGTAACCCTTTACTCCGTATGCCTCTGCTAGTTTCACGAAATCAGGTTGTACAGGCATTAAACTCTGTGAATAGCGACCATCATAGAATAGCTGTTGCCATTGACGTACCATTCCCAGTGCACCGTTATTCACAATGACAACTTTTACAGGTAGATTAAATTCATTCAGTAAGGCCAGCTCTTGTAATGTCATTTGGAAGCCGGCATCTCCACAAAATGTAACTACTTTCTTGTCTGGCTTAGCGAATTGAGCACCGATTGCAGCAGGGAATCCAAAGCCCATTGTGCCAAGACCACCTGATGTTACCCATTGATGATCATGATTTAATTTATAATATTGTGCAGCCCACATTTGATGCTGCCCTACATCCGTTGTTACAATCGCATCCCCATTTGTGATTGTGTGAACCATCTCAATAATTTGTTGAGGTAAAATTTCCTTTTCATCTTCTACATACCAATAAGGAGTATCTTGTTGTTTTGAGTAGAGATATGCTAACCAGTCCGTAGTATCCGGCCCCTCAAAATCTTTCTTAAGTAAGGCATTTAATGCTTCCTTTGCATCTGCCACGATCGGAATATCGGTTGGAATATTTTTACCAATCTCTGCAGGGTCGATATCAATATGAATAATTGTTGCTTTAGGTGCAAATAACTTTGTATCTCCTGTGAGACGATCATCAAAACGGGCACCGATATTAATAAGCAAATCCGCTTTTTGGATAGCATCATTCGCGACAGCAGCACCATGCATACCCGCCATGCCAAAGTTTAATTCGTGCTGTCCATGAATACTGCCTAAACCAAGCAACGTATTAATAACAGGCAGTTTGTATTTTTCCGCAAATTCAGTTAATTCGTTGCGAGCATCAGCAAATAATACACCGGCTCCTGCTAGAACCAATGGCTGTTTGGATTCACTGATTGCTTGAATCGCTTTTTGGATTTGTAGAAAATTAGGTTTTGTATTTGGTTGGTATCCCGGTAAATATAATTCTTCTTCTCTACTAGCCTCAGCCAATGCTTCATCAAATACTGAAGCAGATATATTTTTTGGGAAGTCAATTAACACTGGACCTTTACGACCACTGTTGGCAATATGGAACGCTTCTTTTACAATACGTGGTATGTCGTTCACATCTTGGACTTG is drawn from Lysinibacillus sp. SGAir0095 and contains these coding sequences:
- a CDS encoding MFS transporter translates to MSEVMKQRRATYHLYTFLVSKMISSLGANVYSFGMSMFILSITGSALSFAANLIFSIIPRILLSPVAGILTDRLPRKAVVLVGQGGVILSVTCLLTYSLLFDLSITAIYVTTVFYTISSTFSSIAFSASISNLVDQERIQKAMSFNQMSLSVSGIGGPIVGGMLFGFVSMEMFLLINIISYLIAFLLESTMNFNLYSKKLAETKSEDNMLESFKEGLQYLKTKPIISRLLLVVLWLNLFFTSVSVGTNFILVEVLKMEYSLIGFVEASGAIGMLLVSIYFAARSNIKYPLQFSKRAVLGLSVLVGTIAIPLMFHFSASMLFMYFLLIMFLFGSFSVLTNTPIGVMLQKDVDENYRGRVFGILEMMAMGLMPIGSLVFGILYDIVSAEIILIVCSVLLVMITLVLLPSSLIRDVYPELESERNYVKSATLKNTEMQAKKQIANEYRDHVTKQKQLSNPTTSRL
- the leuD gene encoding 3-isopropylmalate dehydratase small subunit — protein: MEPINIVSSIITPLDRKNVDTDQIISKEFLKRIERTGFGRFLFYHWRFDEQGNEISDFVLNRPEYHSSEILVAQDNFGCGSSREHAPWAILDYGFRVVIAPSFADIFHNNCFKNGILPIKLTESECDEILAKGLENPYHVEVNLEAQTVTDSEGKIYSFNIDPYYKQMLLNGWDEISLTFQYEDQIRAYEEKRVAY
- the ilvN gene encoding acetolactate synthase small subunit translates to MKRVITVTVLNQSGVLNRVTGLLMKRQFNIESITVGHTEQVNISKMTFVVNVADETKLEQLIKQLSKQIDVLKVNDITEKSIVLRELALIKVVSPANLRHEMNSIVEPFRPQIIDTSKNVVTYQVVGHPDKIDAFIELIRPYGIKELTRAGVTASVRETQPIETPQLSIL
- the leuC gene encoding 3-isopropylmalate dehydratase large subunit, with amino-acid sequence MAKNIIEKIWDSHIVYQEVGKPDLLYIDLHLIHEVTSPQAFEGLRLAGRKVRRPDLCFATMDHNVPTKNLPTINDPIAKKQIMTLAENAKEFGIQLADIGHPDQGIVHVIGPELGLTQPGKTIVCGDSHTSTHGAFGALAFGIGTSEVEHVLSTQTLWQSKPPTMEIRVNGKLGVGVAAKDIILAIIAKWGIGFGTGHIVEYTGEAIRNLSMEERMTICNMSIEGGAKAGLISPDQKTVDFLRGRRFAPSNERFEEAANYWLSLASDPDCSYDVVLEIDAEEIEPIVTWGTNPSMGTGVSKTVPTTADYNSESDKSALKKALTYMGLEEGQPISSIEIQHVFIGSCTNSRLSDLRTAASIVEGKKVAPGVKAIVVPGSYSTKADAEKEGLDKIFLDAGFEWRESGCSACLGMNEDIVPSGERCASTSNRNFEGRQGAGARTHLVSPAMAAAAAIEGHFVDVRNYVKQVV
- the ilvC gene encoding ketol-acid reductoisomerase; the encoded protein is MTKMYYQNEINEAPLKGKKIAIIGYGSQGHAHAQNLKDSGFNVVVGVRPGKSFDQAKEDGLDVKTVAEAASEADIIQILLPDERQKQVYEAEIAPYLEPGKALMFAHGFNINFGQIVPPADVDVFLVAPKGPGHLVRRTFVQGAGVPALFAIYQNATGQARDLALAYGKGVGAARAGMLETTFKEETETDLFGEQAVLCGGTTELIKAGFETLVEAGYQPELAYFETLHELKLIVDLIYEGGMETMRYSVSDTAEWGDYVTGPRIIDASVKARMKEVLTDIQDGTFAKDWIKENETGRPRYNAYKKAGAEHQIEEVGSKLREMMPFINEGKKKVVIK
- the ilvB gene encoding biosynthetic-type acetolactate synthase large subunit, with amino-acid sequence MAANVSTTNEIKDTNTTAQLQPEVESKPRNGADVLIQALHDQKVDIIFGYPGGAVLNVYDALYRNPIRHILTRHEQGAIHAAEGYARVLNKTGVVIATSGPGATNLVTGIADAMIDSIPLVIFTGQVATDVIGSDAFQEADIMGITTPITKHNYQVQDVNDIPRIVKEAFHIANSGRKGPVLIDFPKNISASVFDEALAEASREEELYLPGYQPNTKPNFLQIQKAIQAISESKQPLVLAGAGVLFADARNELTEFAEKYKLPVINTLLGLGSIHGQHELNFGMAGMHGAAVANDAIQKADLLINIGARFDDRLTGDTKLFAPKATIIHIDIDPAEIGKNIPTDIPIVADAKEALNALLKKDFEGPDTTDWLAYLYSKQQDTPYWYVEDEKEILPQQIIEMVHTITNGDAIVTTDVGQHQMWAAQYYKLNHDHQWVTSGGLGTMGFGFPAAIGAQFAKPDKKVVTFCGDAGFQMTLQELALLNEFNLPVKVVIVNNGALGMVRQWQQLFYDGRYSQSLMPVQPDFVKLAEAYGVKGYRINTMDEAQSLLEEALNSDEPVVIDARVKQLENVYPMVPAGKSLDDIVGVKKF
- the leuB gene encoding 3-isopropylmalate dehydrogenase, producing the protein MEKKITVLPGDGIGPEVVAAAIRVLQVIAKRYKHDFQLGYAAIGGAAIDQFQDPLPIETIEMCMESDAILLGAVGGPKWDNNPADLRPEKGLLRIRKTFDLFANLRPVKAFGSLLDASPLKREVAENVDLMIVRELTGGIYFGEKNRSESQASDLNIYTREEIERIIDNAFVLAKLRKGKLCSVDKANVLETSRLWRQIVEEKKQQYPEVEVEHNLVDSVAMKLITNPGHYDVVVTDNMFGDILSDEASVITGSLGVLPSASIRSDNFGLYEPVHGSAPEIAGQGIANPAATILSVAMMLRYSFDLQEEATEIERAVSSVFDDGYYTADLVKDNSRALTTDEWTDKVIAEIDTSFVADSIMESYI
- a CDS encoding 2-isopropylmalate synthase; the encoded protein is MRKIDIFDTTLRDGEQSAGINLNTAEKIEIAKQLERLGVSIIEAGFPASSPGDFEAVNKIAKTVKNSIVTGLARCVKNDIDATWEAIKEAEQPHIHVFLATSPIHMEYKLKKSPDQVVEQAVEAVKYAKKFFPLVQWSAEDGFRSDREFLVRIIEKVIEAGATTVNVPDTVGYASPQEYGELFKFLRENVRGAEKVKFSAHCHDDLGMAVANSIAAIQNGADQVECTINGIGERAGNASLEEIGVAMHIRNDLYQVETGLNLKEIKRTSQLVSRLTGVVIQPNKAVVGKNAFAHESGIHQDGVLKNKETYEIISPELVGEGEVPLVLGKHSGRAAFRDRAEKMGFDLSDEKLNKAFQEFKKLADRKKEITEEDLVTLLTEQQVSIEDIPLFELKSVQVSYGTENIPTATASVLTPEGALKTLAATGSGSVEAIFNTLEQLVNATVNILDFRVKSVGKGRDALGEALVNLRYNGYTSTGRDASQDVLEATAKAYLNAINRHLIQESIRGKQTAEV